The Cellulomonas fulva genome includes a window with the following:
- a CDS encoding universal stress protein: MTTRDDVVLVGVDGSAASLHALDWATAEAARRGWAVHLVCAYALPSFAAASLDGGYAALDDTAIQEGAAAVLAEASARVAGSGVPTTAKVHTGDAAGVLVELSKEARLAVVGTRGRGGFADRLLGTVSSALPAHAHCPTVVVPLRDGDGHALPEDAELPAVRPVRRIVVGVDGSPQAERALRHAIDEAVAWDAELTAISGVPVGSMTGVLAWLPAAVDHEQVLNDITEGLNVVVDRELEGKDLQVRRFALDGTGAELLTEFSAATDLIVMGSRGRGGFAGLLLGSTSQAVLHHATCPVMVVTNRCAD, from the coding sequence ATGACGACGCGTGACGACGTGGTCCTGGTGGGCGTCGACGGATCGGCGGCGAGCCTCCACGCGCTGGACTGGGCGACGGCCGAGGCCGCGCGCCGCGGCTGGGCGGTGCACCTGGTGTGCGCCTACGCCCTGCCGTCGTTCGCGGCGGCCTCGCTCGACGGCGGCTACGCCGCGCTCGACGACACCGCGATCCAGGAGGGCGCCGCGGCGGTGCTGGCCGAGGCCTCCGCCCGCGTGGCGGGCAGCGGCGTGCCGACCACCGCCAAGGTGCACACGGGCGACGCGGCGGGCGTGCTCGTCGAGCTGTCCAAGGAGGCCCGGCTCGCCGTCGTCGGGACGCGGGGGCGCGGCGGGTTCGCCGACCGCCTGCTCGGCACCGTCTCGTCGGCGCTGCCCGCGCACGCGCACTGCCCGACCGTCGTGGTGCCGCTGCGGGACGGCGACGGGCACGCGCTGCCGGAGGACGCGGAGCTGCCGGCCGTGCGGCCGGTGCGGCGCATCGTCGTCGGAGTCGACGGCTCGCCGCAGGCCGAGCGCGCGCTGCGGCACGCGATCGACGAGGCGGTGGCGTGGGACGCGGAGCTCACCGCGATCTCGGGCGTGCCGGTCGGGTCGATGACCGGCGTGCTGGCGTGGCTGCCGGCCGCGGTGGACCACGAGCAGGTCCTCAACGACATCACCGAGGGCCTCAACGTCGTGGTCGACCGGGAGCTCGAGGGCAAGGACCTGCAGGTGCGTCGGTTCGCGCTCGACGGCACGGGTGCCGAGCTGCTCACGGAGTTCTCCGCGGCCACCGACCTCATCGTCATGGGCTCGCGCGGGCGCGGCGGTTTCGCGGGCCTCCTGCTCGGCTCGACGAGCCAGGCGGTCCTGCACCACGCCACGTGCCCCGTGATGGTCGTGACGAACCGCTGCGCCGACTGA
- the serC gene encoding phosphoserine transaminase has protein sequence MPETLPTIPSELLPRDGRFGSGPSKVRAAQVDALAAAGRSLLGTSHRQAPVRSLVGRVRAGLTELFALPDGYEVVLGNGGSTLFWDVATLCLVERRSAHGSFGEFGAKFATAVARAPFLDEPVVTTVAPGGVAVPERADVDVYAWPHNETSTGAVAPVRRVPGSREQDALVVVDGTSAAGGVPVDVAQTDVYYFAPQKSFASDGGLWLALASPRAVERAARLEQGRWVPESLSLTTAVASSRLDQTLNTPAIATLVLLAEQIDWMLAHGGLDFAAGRSATSAGHLYSWADARDWATPFVADPAHRSPVVGTIDLAPEIEATTVTATLRAHGVVDVEPYRKLGRNQLRVAMFPAVDPDDVLALTACIDHVVEQLG, from the coding sequence GTGCCCGAGACGCTGCCCACGATCCCGTCCGAGCTGCTGCCGCGCGACGGCCGCTTCGGCTCCGGACCGTCGAAGGTGCGCGCCGCGCAGGTCGACGCGCTGGCCGCCGCGGGCCGGTCGCTGCTCGGCACCTCGCACCGGCAGGCGCCGGTGCGCTCGCTCGTCGGGCGCGTGCGCGCCGGCCTGACCGAGCTGTTCGCGCTGCCCGACGGGTACGAGGTGGTGCTGGGCAACGGCGGGTCCACCCTGTTCTGGGACGTCGCGACCCTGTGCCTCGTCGAGCGGCGGTCGGCGCACGGCTCGTTCGGCGAGTTCGGTGCCAAGTTCGCGACGGCCGTGGCACGCGCGCCGTTCCTGGACGAGCCCGTCGTCACCACCGTGGCACCCGGCGGCGTCGCGGTGCCGGAGCGGGCCGACGTCGACGTCTACGCGTGGCCGCACAACGAGACCTCCACCGGCGCGGTCGCGCCCGTCCGGCGGGTGCCCGGCTCACGCGAGCAGGACGCGCTCGTCGTCGTCGACGGCACCTCGGCCGCCGGTGGCGTGCCCGTCGACGTCGCGCAGACCGACGTCTACTACTTCGCCCCGCAGAAGTCCTTCGCGTCCGACGGCGGGCTGTGGCTCGCTCTCGCGTCGCCCCGCGCCGTCGAGCGCGCCGCGCGCCTGGAGCAGGGACGCTGGGTGCCGGAGAGCCTGTCGCTGACGACGGCGGTGGCGAGCTCGCGGCTCGACCAGACGCTGAACACCCCGGCGATCGCGACCCTGGTGCTGCTCGCCGAGCAGATCGACTGGATGCTCGCGCACGGCGGCCTCGACTTCGCCGCCGGCCGCAGCGCCACCTCCGCCGGCCACCTCTACTCCTGGGCGGACGCGCGCGACTGGGCGACGCCGTTCGTCGCGGACCCCGCGCACCGGTCGCCCGTGGTCGGCACCATCGACCTCGCGCCGGAGATCGAGGCCACCACCGTGACGGCCACCCTGCGCGCGCACGGCGTCGTCGACGTCGAGCCGTACCGCAAGCTCGGCCGCAACCAGCTCCGCGTGGCGATGTTCCCGGCGGTCGACCCCGACGACGTGCTCGCGCTGACGGCGTGCATCGACCACGTCGTCGAGCAGCTGGGCTGA
- a CDS encoding C40 family peptidase: MTHARHRAARRPSTPLTDLAAVATEQLGHVGRRSAVVAASSGLVVSSVLGAAPAMASPSDDASAGALAAVDTNALTASARALLETAPVVSAPADAKFTIDDQELKVTLPAPEPEPVVVAPTTTRTTDPVSRSTPVANSPIPQSVAGNKILEIAARYVGVPYVYGGSTPSGFDCSGFTSYVYAQVGISLPRSSSAQHYAGQIISRADAQPGDLIWSPGHIAIYAGGNMQIDAPRPGKTIQFREIWQSSPVFIRIG; this comes from the coding sequence ATGACGCATGCACGGCACCGGGCCGCTCGGCGGCCCTCGACGCCGCTGACGGACCTCGCAGCGGTCGCCACGGAGCAGCTGGGCCACGTCGGCCGTCGTTCCGCGGTCGTCGCCGCTTCGTCGGGTCTGGTCGTCTCGTCCGTCCTGGGCGCTGCGCCCGCGATGGCGAGCCCGTCCGACGACGCCTCCGCCGGCGCCCTCGCCGCGGTGGACACCAACGCCCTCACCGCGAGCGCCCGGGCGCTGCTCGAGACCGCCCCGGTCGTGAGCGCCCCGGCCGACGCGAAGTTCACGATCGACGACCAGGAGCTGAAGGTCACGCTCCCGGCGCCCGAGCCGGAGCCCGTGGTCGTCGCGCCGACGACGACGCGCACCACCGACCCGGTCTCGCGCTCCACGCCGGTCGCCAACAGCCCCATCCCGCAGAGCGTCGCCGGCAACAAGATCCTCGAGATCGCCGCGCGCTACGTGGGTGTCCCGTACGTCTACGGCGGCTCGACGCCGAGCGGCTTCGACTGCTCCGGCTTCACGTCGTACGTGTACGCCCAGGTCGGCATCAGCCTGCCGCGCTCGTCGAGCGCGCAGCACTACGCGGGCCAGATCATCTCCCGTGCGGACGCCCAGCCGGGCGACCTGATCTGGAGCCCCGGCCACATCGCCATCTACGCGGGCGGCAACATGCAGATCGACGCGCCGCGCCCCGGCAAGACGATCCAGTTCCGCGAGATCTGGCAGAGCTCGCCGGTGTTCATCCGCATCGGCTGA
- a CDS encoding MFS transporter, with protein sequence MSTFDSLRFFNYRLWFAGALVANVGTWMQRVAQDWLVLTVLSDESGVAVGITTALQFAPVLALSAYAGVLADRVDRRKLLIATQAGQGVLAAGLGALVLGGHAQLWQVYLFAFLLGCVTAIDGPVRQTFVAELVPQDKLSNAVGLNSASFNAARLVGPGVAGLLIAWVGPGWVFVINAVTFGATIFALTFMRRGELRAMPSAPRAKGQIRDGIRYVRNRTDILVIMVVVGVVSTFGLNFQLTSALMARTEFGKGAGEYGILGSVLAIGSLTGALLAARRDRPRVRLVIGAAFAFGVATGVMALMPTYPSFAIACIPVGLASLTMMTAANATIQMSTEPAMRGRVMALYMMVFLGATPIGSPIVGWIGEELGARWSIGIGSITALLVSAGAALWARRAWDVQVRYHLSRPHLEVLHRSDVADARAAVAGRLGVQDASDRATAA encoded by the coding sequence ATGAGCACGTTCGACTCCCTGCGCTTCTTCAACTACCGCCTGTGGTTCGCCGGCGCGCTCGTCGCGAACGTCGGGACCTGGATGCAGCGCGTGGCGCAGGACTGGCTGGTCCTGACGGTGCTGTCCGACGAGTCCGGCGTGGCCGTCGGGATCACCACCGCGCTGCAGTTCGCGCCCGTCCTGGCCCTGTCCGCGTACGCGGGCGTGCTCGCCGACCGCGTCGACCGGCGCAAGCTGCTCATCGCGACCCAGGCCGGGCAGGGGGTCCTGGCGGCCGGGCTCGGGGCGCTCGTGCTCGGCGGCCACGCCCAGCTCTGGCAGGTCTACCTGTTCGCGTTCCTGCTCGGCTGCGTCACGGCGATCGACGGGCCGGTGCGCCAGACGTTCGTCGCCGAGCTGGTGCCGCAGGACAAGCTCTCCAACGCCGTCGGCCTGAACAGCGCGTCGTTCAACGCCGCGCGCCTCGTCGGCCCCGGCGTCGCCGGGCTCCTGATCGCGTGGGTCGGGCCGGGCTGGGTGTTCGTCATCAACGCCGTGACGTTCGGCGCGACGATCTTCGCGCTGACCTTCATGCGGCGCGGGGAGCTGCGCGCGATGCCGAGCGCGCCGCGCGCCAAGGGCCAGATCCGCGACGGCATCCGGTACGTCCGCAACCGCACGGACATCCTCGTCATCATGGTCGTCGTCGGCGTGGTCTCGACGTTCGGGCTGAACTTCCAGCTCACCAGCGCGCTCATGGCGCGCACCGAGTTCGGCAAGGGCGCGGGGGAGTACGGGATCCTCGGGTCCGTCCTGGCGATCGGCTCGCTCACGGGCGCGCTGCTCGCGGCCCGGCGCGACCGGCCGCGCGTGCGGCTCGTCATCGGTGCGGCCTTCGCGTTCGGCGTCGCCACCGGGGTCATGGCGCTCATGCCGACCTACCCGTCGTTCGCGATCGCCTGCATCCCCGTCGGCCTGGCCTCGCTGACGATGATGACCGCGGCCAACGCGACCATCCAGATGAGCACCGAGCCCGCGATGCGCGGCCGTGTCATGGCGCTCTACATGATGGTGTTCCTGGGCGCGACGCCCATCGGGTCGCCGATCGTCGGCTGGATCGGCGAGGAGCTCGGTGCGCGCTGGTCGATCGGCATCGGCTCGATCACCGCGCTGCTGGTCTCCGCCGGGGCGGCGCTGTGGGCCCGCCGCGCGTGGGACGTGCAGGTGCGCTACCACCTGTCGCGGCCGCACCTCGAGGTGCTGCACCGCTCCGACGTCGCCGACGCCCGGGCCGCCGTCGCCGGCCGGCTCGGCGTCCAGGACGCCTCCGACCGCGCCACCGCCGCCTGA
- a CDS encoding HNH endonuclease codes for MSGTLVLNASYEPLCVVPVRRAVVLLLLEKAVVEQGSEALVRSERLTVVAPSVVRLQRYVRVPRRTRVPITRRAVLARDRERCAYCEGRADTIDHVVPRSRSGPHAWENVVAACARCNHRKADHLLTELGWELRFTPRAPHGPVAAVGHVRHPDWEPYLLGWGDGAEVA; via the coding sequence GTGAGCGGCACCCTGGTGCTCAACGCGTCCTACGAGCCGTTGTGCGTGGTCCCGGTGCGGCGTGCGGTGGTCCTGCTGCTGCTCGAGAAGGCCGTCGTGGAGCAGGGCAGCGAGGCGCTGGTCCGGTCCGAGCGGCTCACGGTCGTCGCGCCGTCGGTCGTCCGGCTCCAGCGGTACGTGCGCGTGCCTCGTCGGACCCGCGTGCCGATCACCCGACGAGCGGTCCTGGCGCGCGACCGCGAGCGGTGCGCCTACTGCGAGGGACGGGCGGACACGATCGACCACGTGGTGCCCCGGAGCCGGAGCGGGCCCCACGCGTGGGAGAACGTCGTGGCCGCGTGCGCCCGCTGCAACCACCGCAAGGCCGACCACCTGCTGACGGAGCTGGGCTGGGAGCTGCGGTTCACGCCGCGCGCGCCGCACGGCCCGGTCGCGGCCGTGGGCCACGTGCGGCACCCCGACTGGGAGCCCTACCTCCTGGGATGGGGGGACGGCGCCGAGGTCGCCTGA
- a CDS encoding DUF4012 domain-containing protein, which translates to MTADADAGPGTPAAPAPEHPGPTDDQPSDDHFADDHLADEPGADERAADGGDADGRDGAEPGAGGRRRRRWPRRVALTIVVLLVLLVVALAWVGYRAVAATDALQDARSALGRVEQAQGTDRLTALDDAVPALQEAAGRATEQTRDPVWRVAEHAPWLGAQLAAVRAVGESLDQVAADALPTAVGAGDLLAGGGLRTADGRVDVDAIAAVAPGLADGSAAATQAAARVSGVDRDALVGPLADAVGQADDALTELASTLTSAARTTRLLPPMLGADGPRTYLVLALNSAELRAQGGIVGALIELRVDDGRVELVRQVAGRDVPVPRDPVVDLSEGEVAVSGTSLARYVQDASGSPDFPRTAQIARELWAGAGGGEVDGVIATDPTTVRLVLRATGPLEVADGSKVRGSTFLQTSLRDVYLENDDDELADAYFADVAAAVLGAVASGTGDSDALVAAAAQAVDERRVRVWSAHDDEQEVLAGTTVGGAFLSGAAPGAVGVFLDDATTGKLDYDLTADVTVEDLVCTGASPSATVRVDLSYDPPDDVATWRRGVLGIRDDVVPPGWLATRVSVYAPAGAAVAELRQDDAIVGSAAEVAGRDVRTTSVLLAPGESTTIRATVPVVDGRVDVWTTPTLAAPGAVDARCVG; encoded by the coding sequence ATGACTGCCGACGCCGACGCGGGCCCGGGCACGCCCGCCGCACCGGCGCCCGAGCACCCTGGCCCCACCGACGACCAGCCCTCCGACGACCACTTCGCCGACGACCACCTCGCCGACGAGCCCGGCGCCGACGAGCGGGCCGCCGACGGGGGTGACGCCGACGGGCGTGACGGTGCGGAGCCCGGGGCGGGCGGGCGCCGGAGGCGGCGCTGGCCGCGGCGGGTGGCGCTGACGATCGTCGTGCTGCTGGTGCTGCTCGTCGTGGCGCTGGCCTGGGTGGGCTACCGGGCGGTGGCGGCGACCGATGCCCTGCAGGACGCGCGGAGCGCGCTCGGCCGGGTGGAGCAGGCCCAAGGGACCGACCGCCTCACCGCCCTCGACGACGCGGTGCCCGCGCTGCAGGAGGCGGCCGGTCGGGCGACCGAGCAGACCCGGGACCCGGTCTGGCGCGTCGCGGAGCACGCACCCTGGCTCGGGGCGCAGCTCGCGGCGGTGCGCGCGGTGGGGGAGTCGCTCGACCAGGTCGCGGCCGACGCGCTGCCGACCGCGGTCGGCGCGGGCGACCTGCTGGCCGGCGGCGGTCTGCGCACCGCGGACGGCCGGGTCGACGTCGACGCGATCGCGGCGGTCGCACCGGGCCTCGCGGACGGGTCGGCGGCGGCGACGCAGGCGGCCGCGCGCGTCTCCGGGGTGGACCGCGACGCGCTCGTCGGACCGCTCGCCGACGCCGTGGGCCAGGCGGACGACGCGCTCACCGAGCTCGCGAGCACGCTGACGTCGGCCGCGCGCACGACCCGTCTGCTGCCCCCGATGCTCGGCGCGGACGGGCCGCGGACGTACCTCGTCCTCGCGCTGAACTCGGCGGAGCTGCGGGCGCAGGGCGGGATCGTCGGCGCGCTGATCGAGCTGCGGGTCGACGACGGCCGGGTCGAGCTGGTGCGCCAGGTCGCGGGGCGGGACGTCCCGGTGCCGCGGGATCCCGTCGTCGACCTGAGCGAGGGCGAGGTCGCGGTCTCCGGGACCTCGCTCGCGCGGTACGTGCAGGACGCGTCCGGCTCGCCGGACTTCCCGCGCACCGCGCAGATCGCCCGGGAGCTCTGGGCCGGGGCGGGCGGCGGCGAGGTGGACGGCGTGATCGCGACCGACCCGACGACGGTCCGGCTCGTCCTGCGCGCGACGGGCCCGCTGGAGGTGGCGGACGGCAGCAAGGTCCGCGGCAGCACCTTCCTGCAGACGTCGCTGCGGGACGTGTACCTCGAGAACGACGACGACGAGCTCGCGGACGCGTACTTCGCGGACGTCGCGGCGGCCGTGCTGGGCGCCGTCGCCAGCGGGACGGGTGACAGCGACGCGCTGGTCGCGGCCGCGGCGCAGGCGGTCGACGAGCGTCGCGTCCGGGTGTGGTCGGCGCACGACGACGAGCAGGAGGTGCTCGCCGGCACCACGGTGGGCGGGGCGTTCCTGAGCGGCGCGGCTCCCGGCGCGGTGGGCGTGTTCCTCGACGACGCGACGACGGGGAAGCTCGACTACGACCTCACGGCGGACGTCACCGTGGAGGACCTGGTCTGCACGGGCGCGAGCCCGTCCGCGACCGTCCGCGTCGACCTGTCCTACGACCCTCCCGACGACGTCGCCACCTGGCGCCGCGGTGTGCTGGGCATCCGCGACGACGTGGTGCCGCCCGGCTGGCTCGCCACCCGGGTGTCCGTCTACGCGCCCGCCGGCGCCGCGGTGGCCGAGCTGCGGCAGGACGACGCGATCGTCGGCTCCGCGGCGGAGGTCGCCGGGCGTGACGTGCGCACCACCTCCGTCCTGCTGGCGCCCGGGGAGAGCACGACGATCCGGGCGACCGTGCCCGTGGTGGACGGGCGGGTCGACGTCTGGACCACCCCGACGCTGGCCGCGCCGGGGGCCGTCGACGCCCGTTGCGTGGGCTGA
- a CDS encoding peptidase has translation MSKLVKAFVALVVALLAAVAVPAAAIAADPSPAPSDQYGCLEQSADDYGPPLPCELRVQVLSPFCDNEVPKLRYQVEAIGSPNTTVKITWVNPTGADYVLSGLPLSGTVNWPGAVEQNGRGVDWPGWTQLPDGTWVEGDEWDWVRPSVEVRFEVNPEATVTVGYPPSRPECNTNPPSSAVLSDEPELSATGTDALPLALAGGGLVAAGAVALAVAMHHRRRVQE, from the coding sequence ATGAGCAAGCTCGTCAAGGCGTTCGTCGCCCTGGTCGTCGCCCTGCTGGCGGCCGTGGCCGTGCCGGCGGCGGCGATCGCGGCGGATCCGTCGCCCGCCCCCTCCGACCAGTACGGCTGCCTCGAGCAGTCGGCCGACGACTACGGTCCGCCGCTGCCCTGCGAGCTCCGCGTCCAGGTGCTCTCGCCGTTCTGCGACAACGAGGTGCCCAAGCTGCGGTACCAGGTCGAGGCGATCGGCAGCCCGAACACGACCGTGAAGATCACCTGGGTCAACCCCACGGGCGCGGACTACGTGCTCTCCGGCCTGCCGCTGTCCGGCACCGTGAACTGGCCCGGTGCCGTGGAGCAGAACGGCCGCGGCGTCGACTGGCCGGGCTGGACGCAGCTGCCGGACGGCACCTGGGTCGAGGGCGACGAGTGGGACTGGGTCCGCCCGTCGGTCGAGGTCCGGTTCGAGGTCAACCCCGAGGCGACCGTCACGGTCGGCTACCCGCCGTCGCGTCCCGAGTGCAACACCAACCCGCCCTCGAGCGCCGTGCTCTCGGACGAGCCCGAGCTCTCCGCCACCGGCACCGACGCCCTCCCGCTGGCGCTGGCGGGCGGCGGCCTGGTCGCGGCCGGTGCGGTCGCCCTCGCGGTCGCGATGCACCACCGCCGCCGCGTCCAGGAGTGA
- a CDS encoding metal-dependent transcriptional regulator — MSDLIDTTEMYLKTIYELTEEGITPLRARIAERLGHSGPTVSQTVARMERDGLVVVTGDRHLELTDLGLAKAVRVMRKHRLAERLLTDVVGLEWPYVHEEACRWEHVMSERVEKRLAALLDHPHFDPYGNPIPGLSEIGEEQTRIAFLDGVTSLVGAPVEAGRARIARIAEPLQVDVELLARLATAGVVPGAEITVQVAPGTVTVGVPGGEVVLDLPDEVARHIFVSTR; from the coding sequence GTGAGCGACCTGATCGACACGACGGAGATGTACCTCAAGACGATCTACGAGCTCACCGAGGAAGGCATCACGCCCCTGCGGGCGCGCATCGCCGAGCGCCTGGGTCACTCCGGCCCCACCGTCTCGCAGACCGTCGCCCGGATGGAGCGCGACGGCCTCGTCGTGGTCACGGGCGACCGCCACCTCGAGCTCACGGACCTCGGCCTCGCGAAGGCCGTGCGCGTCATGCGCAAGCACCGGCTCGCCGAGCGGCTGCTGACGGACGTCGTGGGCCTCGAGTGGCCGTACGTCCACGAGGAGGCGTGCCGCTGGGAGCACGTGATGAGCGAGCGCGTCGAGAAGCGCCTCGCCGCGCTGCTCGACCACCCGCACTTCGACCCCTACGGGAACCCGATCCCGGGCCTCTCGGAGATCGGCGAGGAGCAGACCCGGATCGCCTTCCTGGACGGCGTCACGTCGCTGGTCGGCGCTCCCGTCGAGGCCGGCCGCGCGCGCATCGCGCGGATCGCGGAGCCGCTGCAGGTGGACGTCGAGCTGCTCGCCCGGCTCGCCACCGCCGGCGTGGTCCCCGGTGCGGAGATCACGGTCCAGGTCGCGCCCGGCACCGTCACGGTCGGTGTCCCCGGCGGCGAGGTGGTGCTGGACCTGCCCGACGAGGTCGCGCGGCACATCTTCGTCAGCACGCGCTGA
- a CDS encoding Lrp/AsnC family transcriptional regulator: MTDDLDAAILRVLAVDARATYAQIGQQVALSAPAVKRRVDRMRDDGVIRGFTVRLDPAALGWQTEAFVEIYCQGSTSPATMRAAVEQYPEVVAASTVTGDVDLVVQVRARDMRHLEQVVERLVAEPFVSRTRSTVVLSALVRRPDVMP; encoded by the coding sequence ATGACCGACGACCTGGACGCCGCGATCCTCCGGGTGCTCGCGGTGGACGCGCGCGCCACGTACGCCCAGATCGGGCAGCAGGTCGCGCTGTCCGCGCCGGCCGTCAAGCGCCGCGTCGACCGGATGCGCGACGACGGCGTGATCCGCGGCTTCACGGTCCGCCTCGACCCGGCCGCGCTCGGCTGGCAGACGGAGGCGTTCGTCGAGATCTACTGCCAGGGCTCGACGAGCCCGGCCACCATGCGGGCGGCCGTCGAGCAGTACCCGGAGGTCGTGGCCGCCAGCACCGTCACCGGCGACGTCGACCTCGTCGTGCAGGTGCGGGCGCGGGACATGCGGCACCTGGAGCAGGTCGTCGAGCGGCTCGTCGCGGAGCCGTTCGTGTCCCGCACGCGGTCGACCGTGGTCCTCTCCGCCCTGGTCCGACGGCCCGACGTCATGCCCTGA
- a CDS encoding epimerase — MSVTERVAVVAGASGFIGRAVAAALREDGYALRLVGRTGPDATWDDAASLRGAVDGADLLVNLAGRSVGCRYTDANRDEILQSRTTTTRALHQAVAAADRPPSLWLNASTGTIYRYAVDRPQTERDGELGTGFSVDVARCWEDELFAGELPGTRRVALRMAIVLGDGLANRLLFALARSGAGGAQLDGWWFEHRRYRGTGPHPTGDGRPPRHRSRGRQRFSWIHVDDVVGAVRHIRDTPDLSGPVNLAAPEATDNRTLMATLRRVVRMPVGIPAPRWVLEPAMWVARNESELVLKSRWVHPERLLESGYTFRHTELEQALRDVRAATAGRRRA, encoded by the coding sequence CTGAGCGTGACCGAGCGCGTCGCGGTCGTCGCCGGCGCGTCCGGCTTCATCGGCCGCGCGGTGGCCGCGGCGCTGCGCGAGGACGGCTACGCGCTGCGGCTCGTCGGACGGACCGGTCCGGACGCGACCTGGGACGACGCCGCCTCGCTGCGCGGTGCCGTCGACGGCGCGGACCTGCTCGTCAACCTCGCCGGACGGTCCGTCGGGTGCCGCTACACCGACGCGAACCGCGACGAGATCCTGCAGTCGCGGACGACGACGACGCGCGCGCTGCACCAGGCGGTCGCCGCGGCGGACCGGCCGCCGTCGCTCTGGCTGAACGCCAGCACCGGGACGATCTACCGCTACGCCGTGGACCGGCCGCAGACCGAGCGGGACGGCGAGCTCGGCACCGGGTTCTCCGTCGACGTGGCGCGCTGCTGGGAGGACGAGCTGTTCGCCGGCGAGCTGCCCGGCACGCGACGGGTCGCCCTGCGGATGGCGATCGTGCTGGGCGACGGGCTGGCGAACCGGCTGCTCTTCGCGCTCGCGCGCTCGGGCGCGGGCGGCGCGCAGCTCGACGGCTGGTGGTTCGAGCACCGGCGCTACCGCGGCACCGGGCCGCACCCCACCGGGGACGGCCGCCCGCCCCGGCACCGTTCCCGGGGACGGCAGCGGTTCAGCTGGATCCACGTGGACGACGTCGTCGGCGCCGTGCGCCACATCCGGGACACCCCGGACCTCTCCGGTCCGGTCAACCTCGCGGCACCGGAGGCCACCGACAACCGGACGCTGATGGCCACGCTGCGGCGCGTGGTGCGCATGCCGGTCGGGATCCCCGCACCGCGCTGGGTGCTCGAGCCCGCGATGTGGGTGGCGCGCAACGAGTCGGAGCTGGTGCTCAAGAGCCGCTGGGTCCACCCGGAGCGGCTCCTGGAGAGCGGCTACACCTTCCGGCACACCGAGCTCGAGCAGGCCCTGCGCGACGTACGCGCGGCGACGGCGGGCCGTCGCCGCGCGTAG
- a CDS encoding CAP domain-containing protein, with translation MPSTQSRAPELPTQRPGTGAPPAPARSPGSTGAVGVPAPRPAPERHAPATSPTPASPVSPAGRPRRVRVVAVTALVGLAVAGTAGWTVQQQAERARLDEAAARVAAQADAQLARTRVDAVLAASRPATSGTRTDVAAYTAEHAAEVDRLTAAADEAADTLWHARHAGDAADELRTAIRHARAVARSERASLASLRDARAGLVGPADAATAAEKAWRTAEARRLAAERAEAERAARERAQQDTQQDRRQDTGTTPPSATPTIPQGGLVCTGTGGPGASEASTSSLGAAINAYRASLGLARLAVVRSGSLVGHALDMGTAGGIWHSGRDNIVGCAGSADPSYLVQAWSHSSSHDAQMRRTDVSTMDVGAALQSGWLFGAVLFR, from the coding sequence ATGCCGAGCACGCAGTCACGCGCACCCGAGCTCCCGACCCAGCGCCCCGGCACGGGCGCGCCGCCGGCCCCCGCCCGCTCGCCGGGCTCCACCGGCGCAGTCGGCGTCCCCGCGCCGCGGCCGGCACCCGAGCGCCACGCGCCCGCGACGAGCCCGACCCCGGCGTCACCCGTGTCGCCGGCCGGGCGTCCGCGGCGGGTGCGGGTGGTCGCGGTGACGGCGCTCGTCGGGCTCGCGGTCGCGGGCACGGCCGGGTGGACCGTCCAGCAGCAGGCCGAGCGCGCCCGGCTCGACGAGGCCGCCGCGAGGGTCGCGGCCCAGGCCGATGCCCAGCTCGCCCGGACGCGCGTCGACGCCGTGCTGGCGGCCAGCCGGCCCGCCACCTCCGGCACGCGGACGGACGTCGCGGCGTACACGGCCGAGCACGCGGCGGAGGTCGACCGGCTCACCGCGGCCGCCGACGAGGCCGCGGACACCCTGTGGCACGCGCGGCACGCGGGCGACGCGGCCGACGAGCTGCGGACGGCGATCCGGCACGCACGCGCGGTCGCGCGCTCGGAGCGCGCCAGTCTCGCGTCGCTGCGGGACGCGCGCGCCGGCCTCGTCGGGCCCGCGGACGCCGCCACCGCGGCCGAGAAGGCATGGCGCACGGCCGAGGCGAGACGCCTGGCCGCCGAGCGCGCGGAGGCCGAGCGGGCGGCGCGGGAGCGGGCGCAGCAGGACACGCAGCAGGACAGGCGGCAGGACACCGGCACCACCCCGCCGTCCGCGACGCCGACGATCCCGCAGGGCGGGCTGGTCTGCACCGGCACGGGCGGCCCCGGCGCGAGCGAGGCCAGCACGTCCTCGCTGGGCGCCGCGATCAACGCCTACCGCGCCTCGCTCGGGCTCGCGCGGCTCGCCGTGGTGCGGTCGGGCTCGCTCGTCGGGCACGCGCTCGACATGGGCACGGCGGGCGGCATCTGGCACTCGGGCCGGGACAACATCGTCGGCTGCGCGGGCAGCGCGGACCCGAGCTACCTGGTCCAGGCCTGGTCGCACTCGTCGAGCCACGACGCGCAGATGCGCCGCACCGACGTGAGCACCATGGACGTCGGCGCGGCGCTGCAGAGCGGCTGGCTCTTCGGGGCGGTCCTCTTCCGCTGA